From a single Oxalobacter vibrioformis genomic region:
- a CDS encoding efflux RND transporter permease subunit: MWIVRYALRRPYSVAAMALIILIAGIISYLRLPVDVLPNVDIPSVKIVWNYKGLNANEMAAKITSWSEIAVINNVDNVQEVTSQTLSGISVIRVAFQPDVDIPKSLAQITAITQTIMKRMPRGITPPNILQYNQSRTPIMQLVLSSNTLPDSRLADFARMQLRSMVQSIPGVLLTLPYGAVNRQIMVDLKPDAAHVHGITAAEVTEAVDNQNTTLPSGSLRENEKDLQITLNTSPDSVEAFGMMPVRAKDGRTVLLRDVADVRDGVPMKTNVARVNGENAVIVSLIRIGNASTISIIKQLQERLPEIRQAAPEGMTITPIFDQSVFVSGAMTHIESEIFIVASLVALVVMFFLGSWRATLIVLTSIPLSLLAALVMLRITGHTLNLISLGGLALAIGILVDNALVEIENITRNIGLGLEPREAALESARQVAFPELISTLSTCLVFSPIFLLSGVAGFIFRPMAIVVIASLAMSYLLSRTVVPVLAMLLMKPASSEKTAHGRLARIHHHIEHGLDGIQALVGRLLGVIQRAWFIAVIGMLIVIAGGAFTLMTLGRDFFPKTDAGLMRFYIRVAPGTRIENTSDIYASIQGDIRNIIPENEIDTIVENIGVPEAANLGWVDSYAVGSYDGELQIQLAKNHHPSAGYEKAIRAMLQEKYPDVVMFSQPADTTNLTLAGATPTALDIRIAGRDTAGNRILAAELVDKLKDVKGAVDIGIQQVFNQPEYYVAIDRARAIQLGVNMSEAQSVLLAALGSAGSVNENFWVDPVSGFSYTVQVQAPVQRMDTIDILTNLRVPAQRAETGTVPLASIASVTPRLVSASVGRVTLMPMINVLVNTEDTDIGTVYKAVEKGIAELKPRLKPGNSMRILGQADSMMHAYGDLFFGFALALFFIYIIMLFNFASWVLPVIALAGAPIALSGAAFALALTGTTLSVPALMGFIMVMGVSTANSVLVTTFARDQWLAGMDAIEAARSAATTRLRPVLMTAITMIVGVVPMALAAGQGGEQNAPLARAVIGGLLLGTCASLILVPTLFGIVMRHVRRPAPDNRLETPQHE; the protein is encoded by the coding sequence ATGTGGATAGTCAGATACGCACTCAGAAGGCCATACTCCGTTGCGGCAATGGCGCTGATCATCCTCATTGCCGGCATCATCAGCTACCTGCGCCTGCCCGTTGACGTGCTTCCCAATGTCGACATCCCCTCTGTCAAGATCGTCTGGAACTACAAGGGCTTGAACGCCAACGAGATGGCCGCCAAGATCACCTCCTGGAGCGAGATCGCCGTTATCAACAACGTCGACAATGTCCAGGAAGTCACCTCCCAGACCCTAAGCGGCATTTCCGTTATCCGGGTGGCCTTCCAGCCCGATGTCGATATTCCCAAGTCGCTCGCGCAGATCACGGCAATCACCCAGACCATCATGAAGCGCATGCCGCGCGGGATCACGCCACCCAATATTTTGCAGTACAACCAGTCGCGCACCCCCATCATGCAGCTGGTGCTTTCCTCAAACACCCTGCCCGACTCCAGGCTTGCCGATTTCGCCCGCATGCAGCTTCGCAGCATGGTGCAAAGCATCCCCGGCGTGCTGCTGACGCTTCCCTATGGCGCGGTCAACCGCCAGATCATGGTCGATCTGAAGCCCGATGCCGCCCATGTGCACGGCATCACTGCCGCTGAAGTCACCGAAGCTGTCGACAACCAGAACACCACCCTGCCCTCAGGGTCACTCCGCGAAAATGAAAAAGACCTCCAGATCACCTTGAATACCAGCCCCGATTCCGTCGAGGCTTTCGGGATGATGCCGGTACGCGCAAAAGACGGGCGCACCGTCCTCTTGCGGGATGTGGCCGATGTGCGTGACGGTGTACCCATGAAGACCAACGTGGCACGCGTCAATGGTGAAAACGCGGTCATCGTCTCGCTGATCCGCATCGGCAATGCCTCCACCATCAGCATCATCAAACAATTGCAGGAACGCCTGCCGGAAATCCGGCAGGCAGCCCCCGAAGGCATGACCATCACCCCCATCTTTGACCAGTCTGTTTTCGTCAGCGGCGCCATGACCCACATTGAAAGCGAGATTTTCATCGTCGCCTCACTCGTCGCCCTTGTCGTCATGTTTTTCCTCGGCTCCTGGCGCGCCACCCTGATCGTCCTCACCTCGATCCCGCTGTCGCTTTTGGCCGCGCTCGTCATGCTCCGCATCACCGGCCACACCCTGAACCTCATCAGCCTGGGCGGGCTGGCACTGGCCATTGGTATCCTCGTTGACAATGCGCTTGTCGAAATCGAAAACATCACCCGCAATATCGGGCTGGGACTGGAACCGCGCGAAGCCGCGCTGGAAAGCGCGCGCCAGGTCGCCTTCCCCGAACTCATTTCCACACTTTCCACCTGCCTCGTCTTTTCACCCATCTTCCTGTTGAGTGGCGTGGCCGGCTTTATCTTCCGCCCGATGGCCATCGTCGTCATTGCCTCGCTGGCCATGTCGTACCTGCTTTCGCGCACTGTCGTGCCGGTACTGGCCATGCTGCTCATGAAACCGGCCAGCAGTGAAAAAACCGCACACGGGCGCCTGGCACGCATCCACCACCACATCGAACACGGGCTGGATGGTATTCAGGCCCTTGTCGGCAGGCTGCTTGGCGTTATCCAGCGCGCATGGTTCATCGCTGTTATCGGCATGCTCATCGTCATCGCCGGGGGCGCCTTTACCCTCATGACACTCGGGCGCGATTTCTTTCCCAAAACCGATGCCGGGCTCATGCGCTTTTACATCCGCGTGGCACCCGGCACCCGCATTGAAAACACCAGCGACATTTATGCCAGTATCCAGGGCGACATCCGCAACATCATTCCCGAAAACGAGATTGACACTATCGTCGAAAACATCGGCGTGCCTGAAGCCGCCAATCTCGGCTGGGTCGACAGCTATGCCGTAGGCAGCTACGATGGCGAACTCCAGATACAGCTAGCAAAAAACCATCACCCCAGCGCCGGGTATGAAAAGGCCATCCGCGCCATGCTCCAGGAAAAATACCCTGATGTTGTCATGTTTTCACAGCCAGCCGACACCACCAACCTCACGCTCGCCGGGGCAACGCCCACCGCGCTGGATATCCGCATTGCCGGGCGCGATACCGCGGGCAACCGCATCCTGGCTGCCGAACTCGTCGACAAACTGAAAGATGTCAAAGGCGCCGTGGATATCGGCATCCAGCAGGTATTCAACCAGCCCGAATACTATGTCGCCATCGACCGCGCCCGCGCCATCCAGCTCGGGGTCAACATGAGCGAAGCCCAGTCTGTCCTCCTGGCTGCGCTGGGTTCAGCCGGCTCAGTCAACGAAAACTTCTGGGTCGACCCCGTCAGCGGCTTTTCCTACACCGTGCAGGTACAGGCCCCCGTGCAGCGCATGGACACCATCGATATCCTGACCAATCTCAGGGTACCGGCCCAGCGTGCTGAAACCGGCACCGTGCCGCTGGCATCCATCGCCTCGGTTACCCCGCGCCTTGTCTCCGCCTCTGTCGGGCGTGTGACCCTCATGCCCATGATCAATGTGCTCGTCAACACGGAAGACACCGATATCGGCACTGTCTACAAAGCAGTTGAAAAAGGCATTGCCGAACTCAAGCCGCGCTTGAAGCCCGGCAACAGCATGCGTATCCTCGGACAGGCCGACTCCATGATGCACGCCTACGGCGATCTTTTCTTCGGCTTTGCCCTGGCACTTTTCTTCATCTACATCATCATGCTCTTTAATTTCGCCTCGTGGGTCCTGCCCGTCATTGCCCTGGCAGGCGCGCCCATCGCGCTTTCCGGCGCGGCCTTTGCCCTGGCGCTTACCGGCACCACCCTTTCCGTTCCGGCACTCATGGGCTTTATCATGGTCATGGGCGTCTCCACCGCCAACAGCGTACTGGTTACCACCTTTGCCCGCGATCAGTGGCTCGCCGGCATGGATGCCATCGAAGCGGCAAGAAGCGCAGCAACCACCCGATTACGCCCGGTGCTCATGACAGCCATCACCATGATCGTCGGCGTCGTTCCCATGGCGCTGGCTGCCGGACAGGGGGGTGAGCAAAACGCACCGCTGGCCCGCGCCGTGATCGGCGGCCTGCTGTTGGGCACCTGTGCATCGCTTATACTGGTACCCACCCTCTTTGGCATCGTCATGCGCCACGTACGCCGCCCGGCCCCTGACAACAGACTGGAGACACCCCAACATGAGTAA
- a CDS encoding MarR family winged helix-turn-helix transcriptional regulator, translating into MFFLDNLPTVEMMARLASRVPEMEPDTVVTYLLLAKTASELLRQQDRHLAKFGLSQARFQLLILLERSGNGEMTPADLTREMGIAMKNTLRLIGYMEKDGIVSRMPHETDRRATIVRITEKGRELLFSLLPGNYGFMNRAFEKLDAASRAALRELLEKVNLDFSTG; encoded by the coding sequence ATGTTCTTTCTTGATAATCTGCCCACGGTAGAGATGATGGCGCGCCTGGCGTCACGGGTTCCCGAGATGGAGCCGGATACGGTGGTGACCTACCTGCTGCTGGCCAAAACAGCCAGTGAACTGTTGCGCCAGCAGGACCGGCACCTGGCGAAATTCGGGCTGTCGCAGGCCCGCTTCCAGTTGCTGATTCTGCTTGAACGCAGCGGCAATGGCGAAATGACACCGGCCGATCTGACGCGGGAGATGGGGATTGCGATGAAAAATACCCTGCGGCTGATCGGGTATATGGAAAAGGACGGGATTGTGTCACGTATGCCGCATGAGACCGACCGCCGTGCGACGATCGTGCGGATAACGGAAAAGGGCAGGGAACTGCTGTTTTCGCTTTTACCGGGCAACTACGGCTTCATGAACCGGGCGTTTGAAAAGCTGGATGCGGCGTCACGCGCGGCATTGCGGGAACTGCTGGAAAAGGTTAATCTCGATTTTTCAACAGGATAA
- a CDS encoding tetratricopeptide repeat protein, which translates to MKRYGMGWPVFHRVTTGFCRQVIVLLFGMAGLGLGGVALADDFREGMALYDSGRYAEAFEFIRKAAEADNPDAQYRLSSMYWHGRGVDANYEAAFLWVRRSAFQDHVKAAYALSDMYRKGIVDDDSYQAYYWFRRAAELDMENGRLAMALMYYRGTVTEKNVDKALKWFHKAAEDGNVTALTMLGIMYENGEQVEKDEAMALALFTEAAGKDVEKLTYRKAALESRSEAQYHLGRMIKEGRGGVAADNDIALSWYRKAAEGGNRAAQARLDAQRALPGKE; encoded by the coding sequence ATGAAACGATATGGGATGGGGTGGCCGGTTTTTCACCGGGTGACGACCGGTTTTTGCAGGCAGGTGATTGTCCTGCTTTTCGGGATGGCGGGGCTGGGCTTGGGCGGTGTGGCGCTGGCTGATGATTTCCGGGAGGGGATGGCGCTGTATGATAGCGGTCGTTATGCCGAGGCGTTTGAGTTCATCAGAAAGGCAGCCGAGGCCGATAACCCGGATGCGCAATACCGTCTCTCTTCCATGTACTGGCATGGCAGGGGAGTAGATGCCAATTATGAAGCGGCTTTTCTGTGGGTCAGGCGCTCGGCATTCCAGGATCATGTCAAGGCGGCTTATGCGCTTTCCGACATGTACCGCAAAGGTATTGTTGACGACGACAGCTACCAGGCCTATTACTGGTTCAGGCGGGCGGCCGAACTGGATATGGAAAACGGGCGGCTGGCTATGGCACTGATGTATTACCGGGGAACCGTCACCGAAAAAAATGTGGACAAGGCGCTCAAGTGGTTTCACAAGGCAGCCGAAGACGGCAATGTGACTGCGCTGACCATGCTGGGGATCATGTACGAGAATGGCGAGCAGGTGGAAAAAGATGAGGCTATGGCACTGGCGCTTTTTACCGAAGCCGCCGGCAAGGATGTGGAGAAGCTGACTTACCGAAAGGCAGCGCTTGAAAGCCGCTCGGAGGCGCAGTATCACCTGGGCAGGATGATCAAGGAAGGCCGGGGTGGTGTGGCGGCTGATAATGATATTGCACTTTCATGGTATCGGAAAGCGGCCGAAGGCGGGAACCGGGCGGCTCAGGCCAGGCTGGATGCCCAGCGGGCCTTGCCAGGGAAAGAGTAG
- a CDS encoding efflux RND transporter periplasmic adaptor subunit has protein sequence MSNRRKTGILALVAGLLLGAGTLWYVFYGEGRIQAAVPPEATRSIQRVTIIHPASLARTAPLIYNIRVEPIEQASVFARANGFVEERLVDIGDDVKAGQLLARLSSPELEEGIKQVKADINRQKAIVNLAKKMLARAEALIDIGAVSKTEYDERDAENQVAIATLATLRAKREQLENEYAYTRITAPFDGRITVRNIDKGDRISSSDTTALFRIVRDDTLRIIVDVPQTQIYAIDATGEATLTLPEMPDKAFALTYDRTSHEVDPSLGTMRMEYLLDNREHRLPAGIAGEIRIAPAKDSTTLTVPDNTIRTHDGKTAVMVLDEQNRAVLKNIVTGRYTSTVVEVASGLSATDRVILNPNALIKPGDTVDVGKNETPPEKP, from the coding sequence ATGAGTAACAGACGAAAAACCGGCATCCTGGCCCTTGTAGCCGGCCTCCTGCTCGGCGCCGGCACCCTCTGGTATGTCTTTTATGGCGAAGGCCGCATCCAGGCTGCCGTGCCACCCGAAGCCACGCGCTCCATCCAGCGGGTCACCATCATCCACCCGGCCTCGCTGGCGCGTACCGCCCCACTCATCTACAACATCCGCGTCGAACCTATCGAACAGGCATCCGTCTTCGCCCGCGCCAATGGCTTTGTCGAAGAACGCCTGGTTGACATCGGCGACGATGTCAAAGCGGGACAGCTCCTGGCGCGCCTGTCATCCCCCGAACTGGAAGAAGGCATCAAGCAGGTCAAGGCAGACATCAACCGCCAGAAAGCCATCGTCAATCTCGCCAAAAAAATGCTTGCGCGCGCCGAAGCCCTTATCGACATCGGCGCTGTCTCGAAGACCGAATACGATGAGCGTGACGCCGAAAACCAGGTCGCCATTGCCACCCTGGCCACACTACGGGCAAAACGGGAGCAGCTGGAAAACGAATATGCCTACACCCGCATCACCGCCCCCTTTGACGGACGTATCACCGTGCGTAACATTGACAAGGGTGACAGGATCAGTAGCTCGGACACCACTGCGCTTTTCCGGATCGTGCGCGACGACACCCTGCGCATCATCGTCGATGTGCCGCAGACCCAGATCTACGCCATTGACGCCACCGGCGAAGCAACACTCACCCTGCCAGAAATGCCTGACAAGGCTTTTGCGCTTACCTACGACCGCACCTCGCACGAAGTCGACCCCAGCCTTGGCACCATGCGCATGGAATACCTGCTGGACAACCGCGAACACCGCCTGCCCGCCGGCATAGCCGGTGAAATCCGCATTGCCCCGGCAAAAGACTCCACAACACTCACCGTTCCCGACAACACCATCCGCACGCACGATGGCAAGACTGCCGTCATGGTGCTCGATGAACAAAACCGGGCCGTACTGAAAAACATCGTCACCGGCCGCTATACCAGTACCGTGGTCGAAGTCGCCTCGGGCCTGTCTGCCACAGACCGTGTTATCCTCAACCCCAATGCCCTGATCAAGCCGGGCGACACCGTCGACGTCGGCAAAAACGAAACCCCGCCGGAAAAACCATGA
- a CDS encoding STM3941 family protein: MDELVVRQKSSKQIKLVVYAIILVAASVFCVLQPGKTSGIIRIIGIAGGVFFSLCLVLLLVQLAHPRVLMVINASGISGDFSGALSTGLIPWQSVAGFGVTAMIGQRFISVDVNDVDAFLATLPAWKEKAVRANMALGHPLFSFPMQTADHTVDEVLEAMGRFYAAARAGFGG; this comes from the coding sequence ATGGACGAACTGGTTGTCAGGCAGAAATCATCGAAGCAGATCAAGCTGGTTGTGTATGCCATTATTCTGGTGGCGGCTTCTGTATTCTGTGTGCTCCAGCCAGGAAAAACCTCCGGAATTATCCGGATTATCGGTATAGCCGGCGGGGTATTTTTCTCACTTTGCCTGGTGTTGCTCTTGGTACAGCTGGCGCATCCCAGGGTGCTCATGGTCATCAACGCATCCGGTATCAGCGGGGATTTCAGCGGTGCGCTCAGCACAGGGCTTATTCCCTGGCAGTCTGTAGCAGGATTTGGTGTCACCGCCATGATAGGACAACGCTTCATTTCTGTTGACGTAAACGATGTGGATGCTTTTTTGGCGACATTGCCCGCCTGGAAGGAAAAGGCGGTCAGGGCAAATATGGCGCTTGGCCATCCTCTCTTTTCATTTCCCATGCAGACAGCAGACCATACCGTTGATGAGGTGCTGGAAGCGATGGGTCGTTTTTATGCGGCGGCTCGGGCCGGTTTTGGCGGGTAG
- a CDS encoding tetratricopeptide repeat protein, translating into MRVKAGEKKGIIAMAAGIAVLLLSFFCAMPVSASSASERNAEELSEMRKDLPEMIRKAESGNPEDQFLLGFVYAAGIEGKPDYKKALYWYEKAASQGEETACYMAYVLYVEGMGTKCDLAGQKSGPGN; encoded by the coding sequence ATGCGTGTCAAAGCGGGAGAAAAGAAAGGGATTATTGCGATGGCGGCAGGAATAGCGGTGCTGTTGCTGTCATTTTTCTGTGCCATGCCGGTATCCGCTTCGTCGGCCAGTGAAAGAAATGCTGAGGAATTGTCCGAAATGCGCAAGGACCTGCCGGAAATGATCAGGAAAGCGGAGTCCGGCAATCCTGAAGATCAGTTCCTGCTGGGCTTTGTCTATGCGGCAGGCATTGAGGGCAAACCCGATTACAAAAAGGCGCTTTACTGGTATGAAAAGGCGGCATCACAGGGAGAAGAAACCGCCTGTTATATGGCCTATGTCCTGTACGTGGAAGGCATGGGGACAAAATGCGATCTGGCAGGACAGAAAAGTGGGCCAGGAAACTGA
- a CDS encoding tetratricopeptide repeat protein, with translation MRSGRTEKWARKLIASDKSEGYLLLGALYDEGSGSRRDYAKAAEYYRKTDTGRSDIGGDYRLGMFYLEGKGVRADKEKALAHLEEAADNRDNHAAFQLGMMYYEGKGVPQDDKKALGYFDRATYKRSPGMFNFGPDLFGEAYLPGYEYPRGVGKLMGKDPNVRAEAYYMMGLMAERGSGMKKRPSYAMQCYENAAEEGHLLAKQRLAVLKAPEEE, from the coding sequence ATGCGATCTGGCAGGACAGAAAAGTGGGCCAGGAAACTGATTGCATCCGACAAAAGTGAAGGTTACCTGCTGCTGGGCGCGCTGTATGACGAGGGCTCAGGCAGCCGGCGCGATTATGCCAAAGCGGCTGAATACTACCGCAAGACGGATACGGGCCGCTCGGATATCGGGGGAGACTACCGTCTCGGGATGTTTTATCTTGAGGGAAAAGGGGTCAGGGCGGATAAGGAAAAGGCGCTGGCGCATCTTGAAGAGGCTGCTGACAACAGGGACAACCATGCGGCATTCCAGCTTGGGATGATGTATTACGAAGGCAAGGGAGTCCCCCAGGATGATAAAAAGGCGCTCGGCTATTTTGACAGGGCGACTTACAAGCGTTCTCCGGGGATGTTTAATTTCGGGCCTGATCTTTTTGGTGAGGCTTACCTGCCGGGATACGAATACCCGAGAGGGGTTGGCAAACTCATGGGCAAGGACCCGAACGTGCGGGCCGAGGCTTATTACATGATGGGGCTGATGGCAGAACGCGGTAGCGGGATGAAAAAAAGACCGAGCTACGCCATGCAGTGCTATGAAAATGCGGCTGAGGAAGGCCACTTGCTGGCAAAACAGCGTCTTGCCGTGTTGAAGGCGCCAGAGGAGGAATAG
- a CDS encoding thermonuclease family protein has protein sequence MKPYFFSLLLLFTVSAAHAWTGMVVRVSDGDSITVRTDDGVSHKLRLYGVDSPEINQDWGKQARQVAFTHAINRTVGVTPMYKDRYKRTVVIVVLPDGRILQEVMLDAGMAWVYDRYCQEDFCDSWRIRMRNARASRRGLWQEIYPYPPWEWRKAKRLEGQKKKRQN, from the coding sequence ATGAAACCTTATTTTTTTTCGCTGTTGCTGTTGTTTACCGTTTCGGCGGCCCATGCCTGGACCGGCATGGTGGTGCGTGTGTCGGATGGGGACAGTATCACGGTCAGAACGGACGATGGTGTTTCCCACAAACTGCGGCTTTACGGGGTGGATTCGCCGGAAATCAACCAGGACTGGGGCAAGCAGGCGCGGCAGGTGGCTTTCACCCATGCGATTAACCGCACAGTTGGGGTGACGCCGATGTATAAGGACAGGTATAAGCGGACAGTGGTGATTGTGGTATTGCCGGATGGCCGTATCTTGCAGGAAGTGATGCTTGATGCAGGTATGGCCTGGGTGTATGACCGGTATTGCCAGGAGGATTTTTGTGACAGCTGGCGGATCAGAATGCGTAATGCCCGTGCCTCGCGCCGGGGGCTGTGGCAGGAAATCTATCCGTATCCCCCATGGGAGTGGCGCAAAGCCAAGCGTCTGGAAGGGCAGAAAAAGAAACGGCAAAATTAA
- a CDS encoding tetratricopeptide repeat protein — MKNLFKTLLLVISGFTATLSIANDLQTADILYEKEKIREALEIYLKPGNRDKTPVQFRIWNIYLSSPDSERSVEWFSQSAKEGNVYAQYHLGLIYTNGIGVKQDYNKALALFTQTAERGYPPALNSMGILYEEGSGVKQSDYEAAQWYLKAAKKNHARSQCNLAGILTYSKTIDRNYRNAYLLLQTCLRLKPNNECCLNRMAELYSNGWGVKMDNKKAIELREKAATVGSEVAMYNLGIYYDYGIGIKKDPQTAMDWYLKAAAKDNAKAMHRLYEIYEYGKLGQTVDKATAAEWKVKAEKAMKEQGLSRNELMDSFRLLMETDEN, encoded by the coding sequence ATGAAAAACCTCTTTAAGACATTGTTGCTCGTCATAAGCGGCTTTACCGCCACCCTCTCTATTGCCAATGATCTGCAAACCGCAGATATTCTCTATGAAAAAGAAAAAATCAGGGAAGCACTCGAAATCTATCTGAAGCCTGGAAACCGCGACAAAACACCTGTGCAGTTCCGTATATGGAACATTTATCTCAGCTCACCCGATTCAGAAAGATCGGTTGAATGGTTCAGTCAATCCGCAAAAGAAGGAAATGTATATGCCCAGTACCATCTCGGACTGATTTATACAAACGGCATCGGGGTAAAACAAGACTATAACAAGGCTTTGGCGCTATTCACCCAAACAGCAGAACGTGGTTATCCACCGGCACTAAATTCGATGGGCATTCTGTATGAAGAAGGATCAGGAGTAAAACAAAGCGACTATGAAGCTGCTCAGTGGTACTTGAAAGCCGCAAAAAAAAATCATGCCCGTTCCCAGTGTAACCTGGCAGGAATACTCACCTATAGTAAAACCATTGACAGGAATTACCGCAATGCCTATCTTCTCTTGCAAACATGTCTTCGACTCAAGCCAAATAACGAATGTTGCCTGAATCGCATGGCCGAACTCTACTCCAACGGGTGGGGTGTCAAAATGGATAACAAAAAAGCCATCGAGCTGCGCGAAAAAGCTGCAACAGTTGGCAGCGAGGTAGCCATGTATAACCTCGGGATTTATTACGATTACGGCATCGGCATCAAAAAAGACCCCCAGACCGCAATGGACTGGTACCTGAAAGCTGCTGCCAAAGATAATGCCAAGGCCATGCATCGGCTCTATGAAATTTACGAATACGGCAAACTGGGGCAAACCGTGGACAAGGCAACAGCAGCCGAATGGAAAGTGAAGGCAGAAAAAGCCATGAAGGAACAGGGACTTTCCCGCAATGAGTTGATGGACAGCTTCCGCCTGCTGATGGAAACTGATGAAAACTAA
- a CDS encoding imm11 family protein — protein MENNGKTYFYIHFAQDERLLTKPVAYASSEWTSELQQMGPDFHFAVDARRLNDYLTNNANPPLMSERMKTLLAGVSGAEKASWYQVDVIDREGRAWPYHIPVFRQAAKVLNKRKSEMVDGVLVEPVFEARKINGLDFFPVEPGAEIRLVVSGSVKDRLEAVNITGVEFVPVKVA, from the coding sequence ATGGAAAATAATGGAAAAACATATTTTTACATTCACTTTGCTCAGGATGAGCGTCTGCTGACAAAGCCGGTTGCCTATGCCAGTAGTGAATGGACGTCTGAGTTGCAGCAGATGGGGCCGGATTTTCATTTTGCTGTGGATGCCAGGCGGCTCAATGACTACCTGACAAACAATGCCAACCCGCCGCTGATGTCCGAGCGGATGAAAACGCTGCTTGCCGGGGTGAGCGGCGCGGAAAAGGCGAGCTGGTACCAGGTGGATGTTATCGACAGGGAAGGGCGGGCATGGCCTTACCATATCCCCGTTTTCAGGCAGGCGGCGAAGGTGTTGAACAAGCGGAAGTCGGAAATGGTGGATGGTGTCCTGGTTGAGCCGGTTTTTGAGGCCAGAAAGATTAACGGGCTGGATTTTTTCCCGGTGGAGCCGGGAGCCGAGATCCGGTTGGTAGTCTCAGGCAGTGTAAAAGACAGGCTGGAAGCGGTGAATATTACCGGGGTAGAATTTGTTCCCGTGAAAGTGGCGTGA